The sequence ACTTATTTGCCCGGGCGGCCAGACCTGCATGGGGTGCCGCGTGCGCACAGCGATAGAGGGGTTCCATGGAATCCGCAGATGAAGTGGTCTATGTTGTGGACGATGATGGACGGGTGTGCGAGGCACTCGCCGCACTGCTGCGCGCCAACGGAAGAAGCGTGCGCGCGTTCAACTCCGGCAGCGATTTCCTGCAGGCGCCGCTGCTCGACGCGGTGGCGTGCGTCATTCTGGATATGCGGATGCCAGGCATGAGCGGCCTGGAGGTTCAGAAGTTGCTCGCCTCCAGCTCGCACATTCCCGTTATCTTCGTCACGGGAAGAGGCGACATTCCATCGACCGTGCTGGCGATGAAGGGCGGTGCCGTCGATTTCCTCACCAAGCCAATTGACGAGGATGCGTTGATGCGTGCCATCGATGCGGCGCTTGCCAAGGCACGTGTCATCCGGCGGGAAACAGCGGATGCTGCC comes from Burkholderia sp. GAS332 and encodes:
- a CDS encoding two component transcriptional regulator, LuxR family, translated to MESADEVVYVVDDDGRVCEALAALLRANGRSVRAFNSGSDFLQAPLLDAVACVILDMRMPGMSGLEVQKLLASSSHIPVIFVTGRGDIPSTVLAMKGGAVDFLTKPIDEDALMRAIDAALAKARVIRRETADAAVLQARYQSLTPREQELLPLLARGLLNKQAAGILGITEYTVQVHRGRIMRKMGADSFATLVKQAGKLRLETPPTAASEA